The Lentisphaera araneosa HTCC2155 genome includes the window ATAGAAAGCTGCCAAAGTGCATTGATGAACCTACTGCTGTCCATGAGTAATTTAGATGTATACACGGTTCATCCCACGACTTCATCTAAATTTTCAAAGACTTTCCATGTCAGCGGTGCAAAAAGCGATCGTTCCGATACCAAGGCTTTACTTGAATTATATTTAAAGCATCCGAATAAAGTTAATAAAGCTGACTCTTCCTTCTCAAAGGGAAGTCTGAAAAAGTTAAATCTTCGCAGAAGAAATTTAGTGGATGATCGAACAAGTTTAACTAATCAATTAACTGCGTTGCTTAAAATTTATTATCCACAAGCCCTTAAAGTAGTTGGCAACCATCTGTACGCAGAAATATTTATGGAATTCCTAGATAAGTATCCAAGTCCGCAGTCGATTCTTAATGCCCATCAAATTGGGATCACGAAATTTTTTAATAAGAGAAGTACCAGTAGTAAAAAAACAAAAGAAAGAGTTAAAGCCTTACGTAGTTCTATTGTTGTTGTACACGATGAAGATGAGTTAGACTGCTATGTATTCGAAGCTCGACAATTCTGTGTGCGAATCAAAAGCTTGAATGAAGTTATTAAAGCTTATGAGAAAAAGATTTTGAAGATCTATACAGAACATGAGGACTATGAACTATTTCATTCCTTTCCAGGAGCAGGACCAAGTATTGGACCTCGACTCATGGCTTTCTTTGGAGATGATAGAGAACGTTTTCAATCAGTAGAAGAAGTCTTAAAGACTAGTGAAGTAGCACCTGTAACAATTCAGAGTGGAAAGATGAATATTGTGAGAAGGAGGTTTTTGTGTGATAGATTCACTCAGCTTAGCTTTGTGGAATTTGCTAACAATTCAATCCGATCATCTATCTGGGCTCATGAATTTTATTATCACAAAAAAGCTCTCAATATGCCTCATTTTTGCATCTTAAGAGCTTTAGCATACAAATGGATAAGAATTATGTACCGATGCTGGAAAACGAGGACTAACTACTGTGAAAAAACCTATTTGCAGGTTTTAGAAAAAAGAAAACCAGCGTGTTATCAAAAAGTTATGAATTAAGACAAAAACCTACTTGCAAGTGCACTCAGAAAAGCCCAGGTTTTAACTGATGTCTGCAGGGCGAAGACCGATCTGCAGCGAATGAAATGAGCGGTCTTGTAGCGGAGCGGTTTTTTATCCGCAATTGCCAAGCTGGAGCTTGGCGGTCCCAAGTGGAGCGGTTTTTTATACGCAATTGCCAAGCTGGAGCTTGGCGGTCCCAAGTGGAGCGTTCTTTCAGCGAAGCTGATCTTTACCACTTGAAAAAAGCTACTTTTTGCTTTACTTAAGGCAAATAATTTTCGGAGCAATAAATCATGGCTACTTTTCACGTACCCCTCAAAAAAACTGTGGATGATTCCTACGACATCCAAATTGGTTTCAACCTCTTTTCTACTTTGATTGAAGACCTCAAAAATGGTCTCTTCCCCAAGGCTAATAAACTTGCCCTCATCACGGATTCAAATGTTCTTCCCCTTTATGCGAGCAACTTGATTCTCGCTATCAAAGAAGAAGGCTTTACAGTCGAGCTCTTTAGCATGCCTGCGGGTGAACATTCTAAGACCCGTGAAACTAAGATTCGCCTTGAAAACGAAATGCTTGACAAGGGCTTTGGGCGTGACTCCGCAGTGATTGCCCTCGGTGGCGGTGTCGTTTCAGATTTGGCCGGTTTCTTAGCCGGAACTTTTGGACGTGGCATTCCCTTTGCGAACTATTCTACCACCCTACTTTCAGCTGCCGATGCTTCGGTGGGCGGAAAAACGGCTGTGGACACCCCCCATGCCACCAACCTCATTGGCCTCTTTAATCAACCCGTTAAAGTTTATATTGATATTGCGACTTGGAGTACTCTTCCCGATCGCGAAGTCCGCGCCGGACTCGCTGAAACGATTAAGCATGCTTGCCTCGCCGATGCCGAATTCTTTGCTTGGCTCGAAGCTAATATCACCAAGATTGCTTCTGCGGAAGACGCAAAACTCGATGCCGAGGCCTGCGAATTCATTGCCGAAGCCAACTGCCGCATCAAATATGATGTTGTAAGTCGCGATGAAAAAGAAGCTAACTTACGCCAAGTCCTCAATTTAGGTCACACCGCAGGACGCGCGATGGAAACCCTCTTTGAGTATCAGCTTTTACATGGCGAATGCGTTGCCGTGGGCCTCTCGATCCAGGCACTTCTCGCCAACAAGCTCGAACTCATTTCTGATGAAGATCACCGTCGCGTTGATGCGCTCATTGCTCTCTGTGGTCTACCCACCGAAGTCCCCGAAGAGATCTCGACTGAGGAACTCGTGGAAAAAATGTATACCGATAAAAAAGTACGCTCGGGTCAAATTCGCTTTGTCCTCATGGATGGCATTGGTGCAATGAAGACTTTTGAGAATGGTTCCTACACCAAGGCCCTTGCAGATGACTTCCTCATCAGCACCATCAACGAATATCGCACTCGTCAATCAGCCGAATAAACTTCCCATACTTAATCAAGGACTTTTGTTCACCGTGGTGATTGAAAGCCTATGAGTGAAGATTAGATTCAAATTCAGTTCAAACTGTTCTAAAACTTGCTCCCGTAGCTCAGCTGGATAGAGCGTTGGTCTCCGAAGCCAAAAGTCGGCAGTTCGAATCTGCCCGGGAGCACTAAGAGCCTCAGTAATTATTTTACTGAGGCTCTTTCCATTTTGATCTTTCCCAGTCTAACGACAGATCAATGACAAATCACCCTAAATTCAGTCGGTGTAATAACAGCTCCTAAATGATGCACAGAGATCATATAGTGAGCTTGCACACGATATTATAAGCCAGAATTTTCCAAAAAAATTAGACAAATCAAACAAATTTATTACACAAAAAGCTTATACCTAAAAATATTAATGAATCATCCAAGGGGTAAAATATGAGTGCTTGATAATTAAACCCACAAAGGCTGCGGCTATGTTTGTTCACACAGTATTATTCACTTTACAAAAAGATTTATCCATAGAGAAACAAAAAGAGTTCGTTTCGGAAGTCAGTAAACTCATGACGATTACACCTGCCGTCTTATACACGCTAGGAACTCCCGCAGATACTGAGCGTGCCGTTATCTCAAAGGATTATGATTATAAGCTTACGGCGGTATTTGATTCCAAGAAAGACCACGATAATTACCAAGTCGTACAGATCCATGACGACTTTAGAAAAATCGTCAAAAACTATGTCGCTAAAGTTGTAATTTTTGACGCCGATTAAAGGTCGACTGAAGTTTAAGAAAGGCGTCCAAGAATGACCGGACGGGGATTACCGCAGTAATAGAGATTGAAATCTAAGTCCTTTTGCATGAGCTCCACATAACCTCCTGTAAAGACGGGACCCTTAAAGGCGAGCTCTAGAGAAGTAGCTTCTTTGTTGAGTAGTGGCAAAGCTCGCGCAGACACCCACATCCCGTGGGCAATGGAGCCTTTGAGCCCAAATAGCCAGGCACTAGGGCTTGAGATATGGATGGGGTTAAAATCTCCGCACATCCGTGCATATTGTCGACCGATATTTCCCGGAATAGCAAAGCTCCCTACAGGATTTGCGTAATCTAACTTATTCAGTACGGGCTCTTGTGATTCTTTTGCCTCGGGAAATGATCCACGACGTAAAAAAGTAGCAGTGCAAGACCAGCGAATTTTACCCCCCTGCTCCAAAATGGAGATAGCATCAAATTCAAAGCCTTGGGGAGTCAGTTGACTCTGTCCGCTACGGCAAATGAGTTCGCAGGGACTAAGGGGATCAATAGCGTCGATTAAATTTATTTGACTCCGCAAGTGGAGCAAACCCATGGCAGGTATGGGAAGGCTCGTGAGTAATTGTAAATGCAAAGGCCCACACAGTACATAAGGAAAGCAAAGAGGTACTTGATCACTAACAGCATACGCGCAGAGATTCTGGTAATCATGAAGTTTTGCTAAATCTATACAGTCTAGCGCTAATCGCAACTCTACTTCAGGCAGTGGCGCATGGGCATGAAACTTGGGACGATGCATTAATAAACGCATGCTATTTTTTAAAACAGAAGGTTTTTCAGTAAAAGTCTGTTGAATCACGAGCTTCTCCTAATTAATTGCCTAATATAGGGGCCCAATTCCGCGGAGAGTAATTATTTAATTGAGCACCTTCGACTTAGGGAGCGGTAATACGTTGCCTTAGGTAGCGCTAACGCTTGTCTTGTGCTCGTTTCGAACTTAGGTTTCAGCAGGGGCTAGTGATGGCAAACTGATAACAGAATTTTTCTAATTGTCTTTATTTGTTCAGCGGAGCTGCCTTTGCGCGAAGTAGTCTAATCTCTGCCAATTCCTACAATTAAAAAGCTCATATTACATTGGGCTTAAAGCCTTGTGGAACATATCTTGATCTAAGTTTAAGAAAAGGTTTTTCAATAATCACTGTAGCTAAGTAACCTACTAAAATCGAAAGTCCTATATAGAAGGCAGCTTGGATTAAAAGAACAATTTCAGGAAGTGTACTAATATTTGAAATAGCTATTTGTATCGGCTCATAAAAAGGTTTAAAAAGTTTTGGCAAAAAGAAATGCCATAGATAGATATTATAAGACCAACATCCTATATGAGCTAAAGCTTTTGCTGCATAAGTAGATTCAAAAGAACCAAAACCATGACAAATAACTCGAGATAATATTAATCCGTACCCCAAGGTTAGAAGTGCAAAACCTAACGTAAACATAAAGGGGGTATTTCTACCCCAGAACATCGACGGAATCACACATAAAAAAGCCAAGCTAAATAGAGTGAGTTGATGCTTAGCCAATAAAGTTTTCATTTTTTCTTTATTATTGCGATAAAAGTACTGTATAACGACCCCTGCTAATAAACTATCAAAACGAAAGTGAGATAGCATAAAATGGTTCTTTAAATCATCTACGTTATAGCTATGTATGAATCTATTTGCAATAATCATAATAATGATAATGCTCATAACGATAGGCAGGGCTTTAAGGTTTTTATTAACTTTACCAGAAAAATGGTAGATGGCTAAAATCAAGAAGGGTAAAATGGTGTAAAAATGTTCTTCAATTGTCAATGACCAAGTAGGTCCATTAGTGCCTATATCGAAATAATTCTGCAAATACAAAACATGAACGATCACCTGAGTCAATTGCTCACTAAAATCTCCCTCTCTAATCCAATTCGTTGCACCAAACAGTGCCAAAACAACAATTAGTAAATAATACGAAGGCCAAATTTTCAAACCTCTTCTTAACAAAAAGCGCTTGATATTAATTTTTTTAAATTGCTCAAGTTCAGATAAAAGAAGGCCTCCAATTAAAAAACCACTCAAGACAAAAAATAAATCGACCCCAGACCAACCAAGCCCTCTTATTTTCCAAAAGATAAAACCTGACACTCCTGTAAGCTCAGGTATATTGGGAATACTATCAATACTCACATGATGTATTAATACAATCATAATACAAATACCTCTGAGTATATCTAGAGATAAAACTCTTTTATTCATTTTCATTATTTACTCGCTTCACATTTTTATTGTCACCGGAGCTATAGCACAAACTAAACATTTTATATCACATAAGTTATATCTAATTAAAAATGAGGGGTTTAAAACTTTCATATAAGCATATTTTTTTCCTCTTAAAGATGTGTACCAAAATAAAATTTACTTATTTCGCACACATCATTAGATCTACTTGATCTAAAAAAACTTACAGCAAGTTCTTCCAGCGTAGCGTTCTGATTCTGATAACTACACTGATCAAATTATCAAGAAAAATAGATGATACGTTGGCTTTTGTGTCTTTCGAAATTACACTGCAGCTTGCGAGCCCTATTCCTCTTTCCCCGTCTTGGGGGAAAGAGGAATAGGGCTCGCATTTCTCTTTAGAGGCAATGATATATTTTGTGATTAAAGTTTTTCAAGGCTGCCAACTGCAAAGCGAAGCCGATCTGTAGTGAGCTTGCGAACGATCTGCTGGTCAATGAGTCTGGCTTCTGCAAACTGACCAATTTATTTGACTCCGCAAGTGGAGCAAACCCATGGCTGGTATGGGATGGCTCGTGAGTAATTGTAAATGCAAAGGCCCGCAAAGTACATAAGGAAAGCAAAGAGGTACTTGATCACTAACAGCATACGTGCAGAGCTTCTGGTAATCATGAAGTTCTGCTAAATCTATACAGTCTAGCGCTAATCGCAACTCTACTTCAGGCAGTGGCGCATGGGCATGAAACTTAGGGCGATGCATTAATAAACGCATGCTATTTTTTAAAACAGAAGGTCTGTCAGTAAAAGTCTGCTGAATCACGCGATTCTCCTAATTAATTGTCTAAATGTAGGGGCTTAAATCTGCTGAGAGTAATTATTTAGGCTAGTACTACGCTTAGTTTGCAATCGCTTAAGGAACATTTATTCCGAGATTAGGTTTCATTTAACAGGTCGCTACACTCTGATAATGAGTGCCCTAGTAGCCTGTCGGGCTTCTCTCCGTTAGACTGCAAAACAGCTTAATCCCACCGAGTTCCTGCCCGAAAATCGTTAAATAAGTCCAATATTCGTCTCATTTCGTACTAAAACCGTCTTTATTCACTCCGTTTTTCCTTAGGAAGCTCAAAGTCCGACAGACTGCTAGCTATAGAGCGAAAATAGAGCTGGCCTCAATTTTATATTTATTAATATTATCATACGGCCTTATACTGGATTAATTTTCTTAGAATTTATGACTTGTTAAGTCTTGCCTATTTTTTATAACTAATAAAGCACATATGATCACTATTAATGCAACAGTCTCTAGTGCTTTAAGAATATTAGTAAAATTAATTGTATAGGTTTGTTCATTGAATTTTGCGGCGTAAATCATCGTAAATTTCCCCACACAAAATGAAATAAGCAGAAAAAGTCCCGTAGTAAACATCCTTGTGTAGCGCAAGAGTTCATCTCTTTTTTTGTAAAGCTTTAAACAAAGCACAATGAGGCAAACACTCATAATAGTAATAAAAAGCAGCAGAACTAATAATTTATATTTACCAAGCTCGAGGCTATTAATAATTTTTGCGACTACTTCGTTGAATAAAACATGTAAGTCTAGTTGTTTATTAATTCCCAAAACAAAGATTAAATTAGTACTTAAAATATAAAGGCTTTTGTCGTATTTTTTATTAAGTGATTTTAAATAAATAATAAATTTAATGTTTAGAATAAGTGCAATAAAATAAAGTAAGGTGATCAACCAACTCCATAGGTCTTGGTCACTCACTTGTAGCTCCCATTTTAATTGAAAATTGGCAAGCATGAACTCATTCATTATCTTTCCTTAGCTTCGAGTTAGAACGACACAGCACTATAGGGTGTGAAATCATAAGAAAATAATTTTTTAAAATAGGCGCTCTATAAAATAAATTATCTTTAAAAGATGGCCTAAGTTATTCCGCCTTCAAAATACTAAACTTAGTTTGTTTTTAAGCATAATTAACACAGTTTTTTATAAAACATGGAAGTTAATGAAAACCTTTACCACATCTTATGAACGCATTCTATCTTTAGTGGATAATTATAAGCCCGATTTATATGCGAAAACGAGAAACTTTCTCGACGGGACAGTTTCATGCTTATCTCCTTACATCTCGCGTGGTGTGATTAGTACTCGCACTGTATATGATTCTTTAATTAAGCGTGGCTATAATTTGGAGAAAATCGAAAAGTTTGTTCAAGAGCTGGCTTGGCGAGATTATTGGCAGAGTCAATGGAAGTTTTATGGTATTAAAATTAATAAAGATCTACGGCATACACAGCAGGCTTTTCATAATCATGGCATGCCTCATTGCTTAGTTAAAGGCCAATGCAGTATACAAATGTTTAACACGGCAATTAAGCAACTTAATTCAACTGGCTACCTGCATAATCACATGCGTATGTATTTAGCAATGAGTATTTGTAATATTGGAAGCTACCACTGGCATAAGCCTGCCCAATGGATGTATTATAATTTGATTGATGGTGATTGGGCTTCGAATGCTTTGAGTTGGCAATGGGTAGCGGGCTGTTTAAATAGCAAGAAGTATATTGCTAATCAAGAAAATATAAATAAGTATTGTGGAAGTTCAGAAGTGAGGACTTTTTTGGACAAGCCTTATGATCAATTATCAAAAGTTCAATCACTGGACGAATTCGATAACTCTGTTGAACTAGAACTCAAATGGCGGGTTCCACAACAAGCCAATCCCAATGAGCTAGTTCTTGATGATTGCCTCATTTACAATTACTATAACCTTGATCCCCAATGGCGAAAAGAGCAATTGGCTAATCGTATTTTACTTCTCGAACCCCAAATTTTTGATCAGTACCCGATTTCTCCTAGAGTAATGGATTTCTTTTTAAAGCTTAGCAAGAATATCCCTAACTTAATTTTATTCACAGGTAGTTTCGCAGAGTTACGAGCGCTATGTAGAGGAAAGATTTTTTATCGCCAGCACCCCTTAAATCAATATAGTGGCACGGAAGATTCACAGCCAAAACTGTGTAATATCCAAGGTGATTTCTCATCCTTTTTCAAGTATTGGAAACTATGTAAAAAAGCTCTAATAAATGAAAGAAATTAATGTAGTTTGGCTAAAGCGTGACTTGCGTTTGAATGATCATGCTTGCTTAGCTGCCGCAGAAGCATCTAAGCTCCCCTATTTGATTATATATTGTTTTGAACCGCGCCTAATTAATGCCCCCGATGTTTCGGAGAATCATTTAAATTTTATTTACTTATCGCTCCTGGAAATGCAAAAGAAACTTGAACCATTTAATCGTCCTCTCTACATCTTACATGCCAGTTCTGTAGAAGCTTTCGCATACATTCAAAAGAATTACCAAATTAAGAACATCTTTGCCCACCAAGAGCATGGTACGACTCGCACATGGAAACGTGATCGTCAAATTATTGACTTTTGTTGGCAAGAAAAAATTGAATTGCTGGAAGCTGAACATAGCGGAATTAAACGTGGTATTCAAAATCGTGACAAGTGGGACAAAGCCTGGTTTTCTTGGCACTCTGCCAACATTATACGAAATAGTTACAGCAAAGGTCATTTTACTTTTGATCAAGATTTGTTTCCTGCTGTATTTTATTTTAAATATCATTCAAAACCCTACTCCAAAAATCTGCAAAACCCTGGAGAAGATACAGCTCATC containing:
- a CDS encoding MaoC/PaaZ C-terminal domain-containing protein, whose translation is MIQQTFTEKPSVLKNSMRLLMHRPKFHAHAPLPEVELRLALDCIDLAKLHDYQNLCAYAVSDQVPLCFPYVLCGPLHLQLLTSLPIPAMGLLHLRSQINLIDAIDPLSPCELICRSGQSQLTPQGFEFDAISILEQGGKIRWSCTATFLRRGSFPEAKESQEPVLNKLDYANPVGSFAIPGNIGRQYARMCGDFNPIHISSPSAWLFGLKGSIAHGMWVSARALPLLNKEATSLELAFKGPVFTGGYVELMQKDLDFNLYYCGNPRPVILGRLS
- a CDS encoding IS110 family transposase, which produces MYNVTHKKPSDYAVIVAIDWADEKHNFRILRDNHEETKVISNDLFEIQDFFWSLQGNSIAVVIESCQSALMNLLLSMSNLDVYTVHPTTSSKFSKTFHVSGAKSDRSDTKALLELYLKHPNKVNKADSSFSKGSLKKLNLRRRNLVDDRTSLTNQLTALLKIYYPQALKVVGNHLYAEIFMEFLDKYPSPQSILNAHQIGITKFFNKRSTSSKKTKERVKALRSSIVVVHDEDELDCYVFEARQFCVRIKSLNEVIKAYEKKILKIYTEHEDYELFHSFPGAGPSIGPRLMAFFGDDRERFQSVEEVLKTSEVAPVTIQSGKMNIVRRRFLCDRFTQLSFVEFANNSIRSSIWAHEFYYHKKALNMPHFCILRALAYKWIRIMYRCWKTRTNYCEKTYLQVLEKRKPACYQKVMN
- a CDS encoding FAD-binding domain-containing protein; this encodes MKTFTTSYERILSLVDNYKPDLYAKTRNFLDGTVSCLSPYISRGVISTRTVYDSLIKRGYNLEKIEKFVQELAWRDYWQSQWKFYGIKINKDLRHTQQAFHNHGMPHCLVKGQCSIQMFNTAIKQLNSTGYLHNHMRMYLAMSICNIGSYHWHKPAQWMYYNLIDGDWASNALSWQWVAGCLNSKKYIANQENINKYCGSSEVRTFLDKPYDQLSKVQSLDEFDNSVELELKWRVPQQANPNELVLDDCLIYNYYNLDPQWRKEQLANRILLLEPQIFDQYPISPRVMDFFLKLSKNIPNLILFTGSFAELRALCRGKIFYRQHPLNQYSGTEDSQPKLCNIQGDFSSFFKYWKLCKKALINERN
- a CDS encoding Dabb family protein; this encodes MFVHTVLFTLQKDLSIEKQKEFVSEVSKLMTITPAVLYTLGTPADTERAVISKDYDYKLTAVFDSKKDHDNYQVVQIHDDFRKIVKNYVAKVVIFDAD
- a CDS encoding acyltransferase family protein, which gives rise to MKMNKRVLSLDILRGICIMIVLIHHVSIDSIPNIPELTGVSGFIFWKIRGLGWSGVDLFFVLSGFLIGGLLLSELEQFKKINIKRFLLRRGLKIWPSYYLLIVVLALFGATNWIREGDFSEQLTQVIVHVLYLQNYFDIGTNGPTWSLTIEEHFYTILPFLILAIYHFSGKVNKNLKALPIVMSIIIIMIIANRFIHSYNVDDLKNHFMLSHFRFDSLLAGVVIQYFYRNNKEKMKTLLAKHQLTLFSLAFLCVIPSMFWGRNTPFMFTLGFALLTLGYGLILSRVICHGFGSFESTYAAKALAHIGCWSYNIYLWHFFLPKLFKPFYEPIQIAISNISTLPEIVLLIQAAFYIGLSILVGYLATVIIEKPFLKLRSRYVPQGFKPNVI
- the aroB gene encoding 3-dehydroquinate synthase → MATFHVPLKKTVDDSYDIQIGFNLFSTLIEDLKNGLFPKANKLALITDSNVLPLYASNLILAIKEEGFTVELFSMPAGEHSKTRETKIRLENEMLDKGFGRDSAVIALGGGVVSDLAGFLAGTFGRGIPFANYSTTLLSAADASVGGKTAVDTPHATNLIGLFNQPVKVYIDIATWSTLPDREVRAGLAETIKHACLADAEFFAWLEANITKIASAEDAKLDAEACEFIAEANCRIKYDVVSRDEKEANLRQVLNLGHTAGRAMETLFEYQLLHGECVAVGLSIQALLANKLELISDEDHRRVDALIALCGLPTEVPEEISTEELVEKMYTDKKVRSGQIRFVLMDGIGAMKTFENGSYTKALADDFLISTINEYRTRQSAE